The following DNA comes from Gopherus flavomarginatus isolate rGopFla2 chromosome 5, rGopFla2.mat.asm, whole genome shotgun sequence.
tggatttttgtatgacataactaaattcaacgaaataggaaaacaagagcaactaatgacaaagtgcaagaacctagagagcctcctgaagcacggtgatagttttgatttaaatggacttgaactgtacgaagaattgagtacactgttaTCAATGTTGCCAcgtgcaaaatcggtgatggacattgtacagtttattcatacccgcaaatgtgttgacatatatcctaatgtgtacattgccactcgtattctactgacaattcctttaacagtagcatcaggagaacggagtttctcaaaactaaagctcattaaaaactatctccgctctacaatgagtcaggaacgcttaactggtcttgctattcttgcaatcgaacaagacacgactttgtctttgtcatacgatgacattattactgattttgcagccaaaaaagcaagaaagattgcttttaattaaaaacaaatctttgtttcaatacctcttcatataaatttccaataaaattttgataaattaaaaaaaaaattgcatcattctgtcatcagaattttttctatagtgctgcttctttagtgctagtccatcagcattacagtgtgcttaattaagttaaactggttttaataatgtgaatgtggcaagttttccaatactgtaagcttatgtttgtgttgctaagagcagatcaggcacaggggcaccagtttaataatctcgcctagggcaccataaatcctaaggccggccctgtacatagcacatgtgttttcactacaaggtcgcattttgcatcttaatattgagtgcctgcggctttggtgttacagatcacagacgcaggtccaggcagaaGAATTCgacttgcatgcggccatggtaagccattgtcttttgtcttctgcagccttcatctatccagcaccctcctttcccaaatagcaagcaaagcccattgagtgctgcttctttcctgttaacgagcagcagcagaaaccatcccgtggctggtatcatggaagatcactgctaaacacctccCTTTGCCCCCGCCccaaccgcgtggctggtagcagggaagatccctgctagccaaaccgaaaaagctcagcgccaattgccccccccttcccccgcttggctacctgcagggaaggatttcttttaagccagaGGCAAagagcccagtaggaatggccatctctgtccccttacttaaattcctgaatttcaaccaggttactatgaacgatatcactctcctgaggataacacagcgagataaagaacggatgttgcttgaatgccagcaatcaccaggaccatacgcagctaggctttgttatgcaatgttaccagattacttgctatatgcatggcgtggtcaagtgtcctaccatggaggacggaataaagcagcgctgcccagaaaccttctgcaaaagcttttggagtacctccaggacagcatcatggagatgtccctggaggatttccgctccgtccccagacacgttaacagacttttccagtaactgtactggccgcgaatgcatcccaagtcctcagggcaaatcaatcattaaaaaaacgcttgcttttaaaccatgttttatatttacaaggtacactcaccagatgtcccttccatggcttcattgtctgggatagttgcttgggagggctgggagggtaattccgtcagggtgagaaaaagctcctggctgttcgggagaacagagtgctgtgtgctctctacaagctcgtcctcctcttcctcctcatcttccccatccgcagaatcctcagccatggctgcgaataccacccccacctcagaatccacagacaggggtggggtagcggtggcggacccccctagaattgcatgcagctcaacatagaagcggcatgttttcggccctgccccggactttCCGTTTGCCTccttggttttctggtaggcttgtctgagctccttaactttcacacggcactgtactgagtccctggtgtggcctctctgcatcatggccttggaaattttttaaaatgttttttcatttcatcttttggaaccgagttctgttagcactgaatcctctccccatacagcaatcagatccagtacctcaagtgcagttcatgctggagctctttttccaTTTTCAAGAGACTGCACTGTGTGTTACCTGATGAGCTCTgagtggtcacctgtgctgatgatctctccacgctgggcaaacaggaaatgaaattcaaaagttcttggggattttcctatctacctggccagtgcatccgactccagattgctgtccagagcggtcaaaatggtgcactgtgagatagctcccggaggccaataccatcaaattgcggccacactaaccctaatctgacatggcaataccgatctgagcgctactcccctcgtcggggaggagtacagaaatcggttttaagagccctttatatcgatataaagggcttcgttgtgtggacgggtgcagggttaaatcggtttaacgctgctaaattcggtataaacccgtagcgtagaccaggcctaacagaaAGTGGTGCAGTACAATGACCCAAAGGTTAGATTTTCACTGGCCAGTGGGTATTGGTGTAGCTATTACAGACTTACCATAAAGATTAAATAAGTACACTGTATAATCCAGGAAATAGTAACTGGTTCAAAGGTAACTGAGCCCTTTATCAACGCACTGATAAATCATGTGATTTTCAGATAATAGGAAAATTAGTTGCAGTGAGGACTTTGCTTGCATGCTGTAAATGTCCTTCAAGATGCAGTAAGggctatacatttaaaaaaaagaaccaaCAGGTGACTGTGTTCACTGGAATGCAGATAAATGTGCCAAGGTATGCTCTATTTCTAATCTGCAGTGGGGGCAGGCATGTTGTTGAGGTCCTTGATCTTCCCTCTGCTACACACCCTGTTACTTTCATATCATTTCCTATTAACGGGGCTGACTATGTGTAGTACCAGGTGGCCAAGTCACAGATTAGGCAGATGAAATACACTATTTCCCCCATGAAAGCCTGTTTTTAACTAAGTGACCAGGAACACCTTATGAAACAGACATTTACATTTAAAGAAATTCACATTCATCCATCATTTCATCTATTCTCTGATGGGATTCCACTTTTGCTGTGAACAATTAGAGACAATGAAATATGGTATATTCACTAACATTAGCATAATTAACGATTTTCATTTGCACGTATGTCTGAAAGGAGGTATTCTATGCATCTGCAGGTCTGACCCTGCAGCTATTCCATCACTGCGGTTTACAAAAATCAACACAGGCACTAGTATAATGCATATTCCAGCTGCAGAcatggatttatcctcacaggctccctgagagagagaaaggtttATCTCCATGTTAGAGTTGAGGAACTGGAGACCCAGAAAGTGTAGGACCTGGctgcacaaaaggagttaggcaTTGCGATGCTGAGCAGCTGGAAACATTTAGGCCCCTTGAAAATCACTGTGAGTCACAAagtctgagttaggcacctaacgtTCTATCAAAGGAATAGAGGGTGATAGGCGCCTTAGCCTGTGATCCACCAAAGCCAGCGCGCAAagcagggagccacctaaactggccaatgggagatgttgaGGAGAAAttgcccctcagccccacccctcacaGAGATAAGCAGCTAGCTCTGGGGACTCCTCCTCTGGAGTCAGGCAACTTCAGTTTCTTACCagaatgagttaggtgcctgcctcACTCTGTATAAAATGGCTGGAGGTGGCATTAGCTGTACCCACCTGATAACATTTGGTCCCATAGTGAGCTCCTGGGatgtggggagacccagattcaattccccCATCAGGCACAataggagaaaggatttgaacacagGTCTCCTACGGCTCTCAGCagagtgctgtaaccactggctatgagatattctgatgGGGGCTCCCTTGGTCTATCCACTTGAAGCTGCTGCACTCTGTGGAAACAACAATGAAAGTGAGTGGAGCTAGTGTCTCTTGCTGACTGTCTGCTCCACCCGACTACAGAGTCTCTCTGGCTCTGTGACTATTTAAGTATGTACCCAGACTGGAAAACTGAGCTAAAAGTTATCAGGGGGGCACTGGCaccaccaccttctcctcctcctgaggGTTAGGCAGACTGTTTCAGGCATCACAGAGATGCTGAAACCAGGACTTAGACACATACATAAATGGGGAGGGGTtaagttccagggaatttttttcgcCAGATAAGACATTATATAAATATACACTATAagttttaaatcattttaaacaaaatttaataCTGTGCTCACCAATgattatgaagcttggttgaggcagTGGCATAGCGGGGTCGGCGTGCAGGGGGCTTGCCCCAGTCTGCCTGCCCAGCCCTCCTGCCGGGGAGCGGGATTGAGGCACGGAGGCTGAAGCAATGGGGCaagcccctgcacccagaccctgcTTCCCAGCAGGAGGGCCGGGCGGGCAGAATAGGGCGAGCCAAACAACTTTATAATGGAACATTGCATGACTTAAAAGAAGTATGTTCTCTAATAAATCAGCAACCAAATAACGAAACAATGTAAACTGGGACaactttaaatgaggagttactgtacttaaaTACCCCAAAGGAGCAGCAACTTACTCAAGGGAAATGACTCAACACCTTTTTTACAATCTCTGCCTATCCCTCTCCTTAAATTTGTATCTTTGGCCTTTCACATAACAATACATATTTCCAAAGCCACCATACAAGAGGGAGATACTTGGACCATAATGGCCTTAGTTTACTGaccactggggcagactgcaaggCTCTTTTTCCCTATCTAGAAGAAGTTTTGGGACTGTTTTCAGAGTTCCAACTTTCTTAACATTTGTTTTTGCCACTGCACAGCAAAGGAACACCTGGAAGCAGGAGAGAAATTCATCTTAGTTCACTGAACTCCCCCTAGCTGCAAAATTTagttgtttaaaacaaacacacggATGGGCCCCAGGTCTGCCCCATTATGTGGGGAGCCCTGTTGAGATCAGGGATATTGTGTGAGGGCCAGGAGAATAGGTGGTGATGTGGAGGGAACCGGGGGGGGGGCATGTATATTCCTGCACTGATGTCTCCTCTGCTCTAGGGGAAGAGCTGCCTCTGTCTGACAAAgcctatggccacgtccagactaggaattaaaatcgattttagatacgcaacttcagctacgagaataacgtagctgaagtcgaatttctaaaatcgaggtactcaccagtctggacggcgcggcatcgatgtccgcggctctccgcgtcgattccggaactccgttcggattgatggagttccggaatcgatgtaagcgcgctcggggatcgatacaccgcgtccagactagacgcgatatatcgatccccgagcaatcgattttaacccgccgatgccgcgggttagtctggacgagggctatgtTATGAATGCCAGGATCTTCTGCAGAAGTAGCTCTGTGGCATCTCGCCTTGCCCATTCACACCCTAATGGGAAGTGAGGATGGGGAAAGGACTGCAGCTGCAGTTGATGCCATAGCACTGATCTCAGCTCTGAGCAGTGGGGATCTCTTTCCTCTGACAGCGATCCCACAGGAGTCTGGCTAAGCAGAACTGAGTCAACTTCTGACATGTTATGAAAATCCCTCCACACTAGTAAAGATACTTATCTGCAAGAGGAAAGGAGAGAACttttctgttttgtaaacagctagtgattcatagaatatcagagttggaagggacctcagaaggtcatctagtcccaccccctgctcaaagcaggaccaatccccaactattttttttgccccagatccctcaatgGCTtgctcaaggattgagctcataaccctgggattagtagactaatgctcaaacccctgagctatccctcctcacaATTAGATGAGAGCACAGGGCTAGATCTCAGcatcataacataagaacagtactgggtcagaccaaaggtccatctagcccagtattctgtctaccaacagtggccaatgccaggtgcccagagggagtgaacctaacagataacgatcaagtgatctctctcctgccatccatttctactctctgacaaacagaggctagggacaccattccttacccatcctggctaatagccattaatggacttaacttccatgaatttatcgttctcttttaaacgctgttatagtcccagccttcacaacctcctcaggcaaggagttccacaagttgactgtatgGTGTGtggagaacttccttttatttgttttaaacctgctgcccattaatttcatttggtggctcctagttcttgtattatgggaataagtaaataacttttctttatctactttctccacatcactcatgattttatatacctctatcatatccccctttagtctcctcttttccaatctAAAAAGTCCAAGCCTCTTTAATCTCGCCTTatatgggaccctttccaaactcctaatcattttagttgcccttctctgaaccttttctagtgccagtatttcttttttgagatgagaccacatctgtacgcatattcaagatgtgggcataccatcgatttatataagggcaataatatattctcggtcttattctctatcccctttttaatgattcctaacatcctgtttgcttttttgactgcctctacacactgtgtggatgtcttcagagaactatccacaatgactccaagatctttttcctgattcgttgtagctgaATTTGCCCCCATCATATggcatgtatagttggggttattttttccaatgtgcattactttacatttatccacattaaatttcatttgccattttgttgcccaatcacttagttttgtgagatctttctgaagttcttcacagtttgctttgctgttaactatcttgagcagtttagtatcatctgcaaactttgccacctcactttttacccctttctccagatcatttatgagtaagttgaataggattggtcctaggactgacccttggggaacaccactagttatccctctccattctgaaaatttaccatttattcctcccctttgttctctgttttttaaccagttctcaaatGCATGAAATGACCTtcacttttatcccatgacaagttaatttatgtaagagcctttggtgagggatcttgtcaaaggctttctggaaatttaagtacactatgtccactggatcccccttgtccacgtttgttgaccccttcaaagaactcttaatagattagtaagacacaatttccttttacagaaaccatgttgacttctgcccaacaatttatgttcttctgtgtgtctaataattttattctttactattgtttcaaccaatttgcccggtactgacgttagacttaccagtctgtaattgccgggatcacctctagagccctttttaaatattggcgttacattagatATCTTCCAGTcgttgggtacagaagccaatttaaaggacaggttacaaaccatagttaataggtttcacaacttcacatttgagttctttcagaactcttggatgaatgccatctggtcccggtgacttttaaatagatttttaaatagtTAATGAGACAGTTTCTATTAAACAGGTGTGGAAAAAATATCAGGATGCTAGAGTCTTGATTCAGTATcccttttatttaagaaaaaagccTATTCCAAATAAGACATTGTAAACAACACAGGTATCTTCAATTATAGTTGCTTCATTTATGGAAAAGATTTCTTCTTACTGCTAAATAAAACTCAAAGCAGCTCGCGGTCACAAAAAAGGATGTAAATGACATTTAAAATCTTTAAATCTTATAAGATAGATGACAAAGTGATTATAAACACCCCCTCTCAGCAGCAGTGAGACACATTTCCTGAATATAAAAAAAAGCTTATTTTAAGATCTACAAAGACAGTTTTTGACAACTAACATATAAAAAGAATGTAGGCACTAAACCACTGGAGAACTCAGGAGCACACTTTTGATCATACAGCTTACTTCTTATAAGAAAATGTTAGAGGATTGCAAGGAAACAAATGTTATTTCTTATTCTCACATTGAGAGAGTTTTTAGTAAATCAGTAGGGAGTATACTGAGCATCTTTGGAACCATATGTAAATTCACGTTACTTTTAATTTTCTCTTAGGGGACACACACTAGATATCAAGCTTGAGGTAAGAATACACATTGTGGAGCTGGTAACAAAAGTTGGCTTTTTTCTGTagaatcactttaaaaaaatctgtaaatgGAGAGTAAATTTGAAGAAAGGTCACATGAAAgctaaaactataactgggttaaaaaaaaaaaaaaagaagaatgagaAGTACATGGAGGATGgccagggatacaaccccatgctctgagtctCCCTACTCtgattgccaaaagctgggactgaCTGACGGAGGATGATGGGTCACtcaataactgccctgttctcctcattccctttgaagcacctggctagatggaccgttggtctgaccca
Coding sequences within:
- the LOC127051587 gene encoding uncharacterized protein LOC127051587 isoform X1, with the protein product MMQRGHTRDSVQCRVKVKELRQAYQKTKEANGKSGAGPKTCRFYVELHAILGGSATATPPLSVDSEVGVVFAAMAEDSADGEDEEEEEDELVESTQHSVLPNSQELFLTLTELPSQPSQATIPDNEAMEGTSAANFSSLPTPSRRLSQIRRWKKKTREEMFSEIMEVTCNERAHLNEWKDVVAKYRKDASDHEDRRDARDER